A region from the Aegilops tauschii subsp. strangulata cultivar AL8/78 chromosome 5, Aet v6.0, whole genome shotgun sequence genome encodes:
- the LOC109760204 gene encoding uncharacterized protein, which yields MTKNKRRLMRGDEEQQRPYKRATRPRALSELSEQVVSRLRRSVVFLASFDGDTKLRECTGICIETSCSDSEATILTSRRLVPPTWPASLTIKVRLPNDQIVTGWIEDPGIYVDFFIVNIKEVSRVDATSLDRDIQFEPHTKAAAVCRCFSSGFLTVTSGLNLASPTSETIVSTCWIHKAGIGGPLVDFDGNFVGMNSSRTKMEKTAYVRRKQILRFLVFHGMVSVKEGVDDATQARINSEMKAIRPSLDATSIARLSESRKGALSEQVLARLSKSVAALASFHGDTKLRECTGICIESSCPGVTSFLTSINLIPLTWRASKITKNLKIKVRLLNDETVTGWIADPEIYVDFFIVNVAGVNATHVSLDRDMQFEPYRKVAAVCRNFNSGLLMDTSGVDLASPSALPDQTMFSTCQIDKVGIGGPLVDFDGNFVGMNCSCTKERKTPYVRRAAILRFLGVNGMVSVKDVVDDATRAFLKTMAEHHVTIFKEIEVCLPNKFRVVGILKGYNLHYNVALVDIIGCWDPHAIQISGRPVTSSMDVIAVGCLFAYRKLMAVEGKVLIGKQSKFDCTELCVSTCKITKAGIGGPLIDTDGNFVGMNFYDEEETPFLPRDLICRLLLNVNKEWASADDTIMECDKNRWLLPGGTHRNTDGNRWPLPKPRLVGVRDVCL from the exons ATGACGAAAAACAAGCGACGGCTGATGAGAGGCGATGAAGAGCAACAACGCCCTTACAAAAGAGCAACTAGACCAA GAGCCTTGAGTGAACTCAGTGAGCAAGTGGTTTCAAGATTGCGTAGGAGTGTTGTGTTCCTCGCTTCATTTGATG GTGACACCAAGTTACGCGAATGCACAGGCATATGCATTGAAACCTCGTGTTCAGATTCCGAAGCTACAATCCTGACATCGAGACGGTTGGTTCCACCTACTTGGCCTGCAAGTTTGACG ATTAAAGTACGCCTTCCAAATGATCAGATTGTCACTGGGTGGATTGAGGATCCTGGGATATATGTTGATTTTTTCATTGTCAACATCAAGGAGGTGTCTAGAGTTGATGCCACAAGTCTTGACCGTGACATACAGTTTGAGCCTCATACGAAGGCAGCAGCTGTATGCCGctgtttcagttctggatttttAACAGTCACAAGCGGACTAAATCTTGCTTCCCCAACCAGTGAGACAATCGTAAGCACGTGCTGGATCCACAAG GCGGGAATTGGAGGTCCCCTTGTTGACTTTGATGGGAACTTTGTTGGGATGAACTCCTCCCGTACCAAAATGGAGAAGACTGCCTACGTGCGAAGGAAGCAAATTCTTCGATTCTTGGTGTTTCACGGGATGGTCAG TGTTAAGGAAGGGGTTGATGATGCTACACAAGCAAGAATCAACAGTGAGATGAAAGCAATTAGGCCAA GTTTGGACGCTACCTCCATAGCGAGATTGAGTGAATCCAGAAAAGGTGCCTTGAGTGAGCAGGTACTTGCCAGATTAAGTAAGAGTGTTGCAGCGCTGGCCTCATTCCATG GTGATACCAAGTTACGCGAATGCACTGGCATATGCATTGAAAGCTCATGTCCTGGTGTTACAAGTTTCCTCACATCAATAAATTTGATTCCACTTACTTGGCGTGCAAGCAAGATCACTAAAAATTTGAAG ATTAAAGTACGCCTTCTGAATGATGAGACTGTCACTGGGTGGATAGCGGATCCTGAGATATATGTTGATTTTTTCATTGTCAACGTCGCTGGTGTTAATGCCACACATGTCAGTCTTGACCGGGACATGCAGTTTGAGCCTTATAGGAAGGTAGCAGCTGTATGTCGCAATTTCAATTCAGGACTATTAATGGACACAAGCGGAGTAGATCTTGCCTCTCCAAGTGCTCTACCTGATCAGACAATGTTCAGCACATGCCAGATCGACAAG GTGGGGATTGGAGGCCCCCTTGTTGATTTTGATGGCAACTTCGTTGGGATGAACTGCTCCTGTACCAAAGAAAGAAAGACCCCCTATGTACGAAGGGCTGCAATTCTTCGATTCTTGGGGGTTAACGGGATGGTCAG TGTTAAGGACGTGGTTGATGATGCTACAAGAGCATTCCTCAAAACAATGGCGGAGCACCATGTTACAATATTCAAGGAG ATTGAAGTTTGCCTTCCAAATAAATTTCGAGTTGTAGGGATATTGAAGGGTTACAATTTACATTATAACGTTGCTCTTGTTGACATTATTGGATGCTGGGATCCTCATGCAATACAAATCAGTGGGCGTCCAGTTACCTCATCTATGGACGTAATAGCTGTAGGTTGTCTTTTTGCGTATCGCAAACTAATGGCTGTCGAGGGTAAGGTGTTGATTGGCAAACAAAGCAAGTTCGATTGTACAGAACTTTGTGTGTCCACCTGTAAAATCACCAAG GCTGGGATCGGGGGCCCTCTTATTGACACAGATGGGAATTTTGTTGGAATGAACTTTTATGATGAGGAAGAAACTCCGTTCCTGCCGAGGGATCTTATTTGCCGCCTCTTGTTGAACGTAAATAAGGAATG GGCTAGTGCAGATGATACTATTATGGAGTGTGACAAAAACAG ATGGTTGTTGCCTGGCGGGACACACAGAAATACTGATGGAAACAG ATGGCCGTTGCCTAAGCCACGTCTTGTTGGTGTTAGAGATGTCTGCCTGTAG